A genome region from Arthrobacter agilis includes the following:
- a CDS encoding ABC transporter substrate-binding protein: MTNRGTSVRGAGFARKRAALTAGISIAALLLTGCVQSQREENTGAEGDAAVDSTFVFAASADPKSLDPAFANDGESFRVSRQIFEGLVGVEAGTADPAPLLAESWETAEDGLSTVFQLKEGVTFHDGTPFNAEAVCFNFDRWYNWTGIQQAETTSYYYGSLFRGFADSPEKAVYKSCEANGDNEVTVNLAKPFAGFIAALSLPAFGMQSPTALEEFSADEIGGTAEAPSLSEYALGHPVGTGPFKFDAWNVGQQLELSIYDDYWGDKGQITKTIFRIIDDPQARRQALEAGDIDGYDLVAPADTQSLKDAGYNITPRDPFTILYLGMNQAVPELKDPKVREAIAYAIDKDALVAQTLPEGTKVATQFIPEVVDGYNEDVTTYDYDPERAKELLAEAGYPDGFEVTFNYPTNVSRPYMPTPEQVFTNLQAQLDEVGITVKPAPAAWSPDYLNQVQGTPDHGLHLLGWTGDYNDTDNFIGVFFGQEKLEFGFDNPELFAALDEARGMSDRDKQTERYKEINEQIAEFNPAIPLAHPAPSLAFAPRVTSYPASPVNDEVFTDIELSE; this comes from the coding sequence ATGACCAATCGAGGCACATCCGTGCGCGGCGCAGGTTTCGCGAGGAAACGCGCGGCGCTCACCGCAGGGATCTCCATAGCAGCGCTCCTCCTCACCGGCTGCGTGCAGAGCCAGCGTGAGGAGAACACCGGGGCCGAGGGCGACGCCGCCGTCGATTCCACCTTCGTCTTCGCCGCGTCCGCCGACCCGAAGTCGCTGGACCCGGCCTTCGCCAACGACGGCGAGTCCTTCCGCGTCAGCCGCCAGATCTTCGAGGGGCTGGTGGGCGTCGAGGCCGGTACCGCCGACCCCGCGCCGCTGCTCGCCGAGTCGTGGGAGACGGCCGAGGACGGTCTCTCCACCGTCTTCCAACTCAAGGAGGGCGTGACCTTCCACGACGGCACCCCGTTCAACGCGGAAGCCGTCTGCTTCAACTTCGACCGCTGGTACAACTGGACCGGCATCCAGCAGGCCGAGACGACGTCGTACTACTACGGTTCCCTGTTCCGCGGCTTCGCCGACAGCCCCGAGAAGGCCGTCTACAAGTCCTGTGAGGCCAACGGCGACAACGAAGTCACCGTCAACCTCGCCAAGCCGTTCGCCGGGTTCATCGCCGCGCTCTCGCTGCCCGCCTTCGGCATGCAGAGCCCCACGGCGCTGGAAGAGTTCTCGGCCGACGAGATCGGCGGCACCGCCGAAGCCCCCTCGCTCAGCGAGTACGCGCTCGGCCACCCCGTGGGTACCGGCCCGTTCAAGTTCGACGCCTGGAACGTCGGCCAGCAGCTCGAACTGTCGATCTACGACGACTACTGGGGCGACAAGGGGCAGATCACCAAGACGATCTTCCGCATCATCGACGACCCCCAGGCACGCCGCCAGGCCCTCGAGGCCGGTGACATCGACGGCTACGACCTCGTGGCGCCCGCCGACACGCAGTCGCTGAAGGACGCCGGCTACAACATCACCCCGCGCGATCCGTTCACCATCCTCTACCTGGGCATGAACCAGGCCGTGCCGGAACTCAAGGACCCGAAGGTCCGGGAGGCCATCGCGTACGCGATCGACAAGGACGCGCTCGTGGCGCAGACCCTGCCCGAGGGCACGAAGGTCGCCACCCAGTTCATCCCCGAGGTCGTCGACGGCTACAACGAGGACGTCACGACGTACGACTACGACCCCGAGCGGGCCAAGGAACTGCTGGCCGAGGCCGGCTACCCGGACGGCTTCGAGGTCACGTTCAACTACCCGACGAACGTCTCCCGCCCGTACATGCCGACCCCCGAGCAGGTCTTCACCAACCTGCAGGCACAGCTCGACGAGGTGGGCATCACGGTCAAGCCGGCTCCCGCCGCCTGGTCGCCCGACTACCTGAACCAGGTCCAGGGCACCCCGGACCACGGCCTGCACCTGCTCGGCTGGACCGGCGACTACAACGACACCGACAACTTCATCGGCGTCTTCTTCGGCCAGGAGAAGCTCGAATTCGGCTTCGACAACCCCGAGCTGTTCGCGGCCCTCGACGAGGCCCGCGGCATGAGTGACCGGGACAAGCAGACCGAGAGGTACAAGGAGATCAACGAGCAGATCGCCGAGTTCAACCCGGCCATCCCGCTCGCGCACCCGGCTCCCTCGCTGGCCTTCGCGCCCCGCGTCACCTCCTACCCCGCGAGCCCCGTCAACGACGAGGTCTTCACGGACATCGAGCTGAGCGAGTAG
- a CDS encoding ABC transporter permease: MLRVIGKRIALLIPTLFGLSILLFLWVRSLPGGPATALLGEKATPEAVARVNELYGFDRPLITQYLTYIGKLLQGDFGVSINTGRPVLEEFATRFPATLELTVIALIFAIGVGIPLGYLAARHYGRFLDHGSVVLSLIGITVPVFFLAFILKYLFAIQWSILPPDGRQSPRIDATHYTQFYVLDGLLTGEYDAAWDAFLHLILPGLALGTIPLAIIVRITRASVLEVQNADYVRTARAKGLLERTIRGSFILRNAMLPVVTTIGLQLGLLISGAVLTETVFAFNGIGRFLRDAIFGLDYPVLQGFIIFIAILYALINLIVDLSYSVIDPRVRVQ; the protein is encoded by the coding sequence GTGTTACGCGTCATCGGTAAGCGGATAGCCCTGCTCATCCCCACCCTGTTCGGCCTGTCCATCCTGCTGTTCCTGTGGGTGCGCAGCCTCCCCGGGGGCCCGGCCACGGCACTGCTCGGCGAGAAGGCCACCCCCGAGGCCGTCGCCCGGGTCAACGAGCTCTACGGCTTCGACCGCCCCCTCATCACCCAGTACCTGACGTACATCGGCAAGCTGCTGCAGGGCGATTTCGGCGTCTCCATCAACACCGGACGCCCGGTGCTCGAGGAGTTCGCCACCCGGTTCCCCGCGACACTGGAGCTCACCGTCATCGCCCTGATCTTCGCGATCGGTGTCGGCATCCCGCTCGGCTACCTCGCCGCGCGGCACTACGGCCGGTTCCTCGACCACGGCTCGGTGGTACTGAGCCTCATCGGCATCACCGTGCCGGTGTTCTTCCTGGCCTTCATCCTCAAGTACCTGTTCGCGATCCAGTGGTCCATCCTGCCGCCGGACGGCCGGCAGAGCCCGCGCATCGACGCGACCCACTACACCCAGTTCTACGTGCTGGACGGCCTGCTGACGGGCGAGTACGACGCCGCCTGGGACGCCTTCCTGCACCTGATCCTCCCCGGCCTGGCACTCGGCACCATCCCCCTGGCGATCATCGTGCGCATCACCCGCGCCTCGGTCCTCGAGGTGCAGAACGCCGACTACGTGCGCACCGCCCGGGCGAAGGGCCTGCTGGAGCGCACCATCCGCGGCAGCTTCATCCTGCGCAACGCCATGCTCCCCGTCGTCACCACGATCGGCCTGCAGCTCGGCCTGCTCATCTCGGGAGCGGTGCTCACCGAGACGGTCTTCGCGTTCAACGGCATCGGCCGGTTCCTGCGCGATGCCATCTTCGGGCTCGACTATCCCGTGCTGCAGGGCTTCATCATCTTCATCGCGATCCTGTACGCGCTGATCAACCTGATCGTCGACCTGTCCTACTCCGTCATCGACCCGAGGGTGCGTGTGCAATGA
- a CDS encoding ABC transporter permease, translating into MSTILPPAAGGSAAPTDPALDTGGGTGLWKDAFLRLRRNPQAIVGAVIIGLFLLVAILAPILAPYGGNDLPGRTSITPTTIPGPGEIEGFPLGLDRFGGDVLSKLIWGAQASLLIGVVSTALGLAGGMLLGVLAGGLGGWVDNVIMRFVDILLSVPNLLLAVSIAAVLGQSSYAIMIAIGVSQIPIFARLLRSSMLSQRGADYILAAQTLGLSRRTITMSHLLPNSMGPVIVQATLTLATAVIDAAALSFLGLGGGLPQAAEWGRMLTYAQAELAVAPQLAFLPGACIAITALGFTLLGESLRESLDPKTRRK; encoded by the coding sequence ATGAGTACCATCCTGCCTCCCGCCGCCGGTGGTTCAGCGGCCCCCACCGATCCCGCGCTCGACACCGGGGGAGGGACCGGCCTGTGGAAGGACGCGTTCCTCCGCCTCCGCCGGAACCCGCAGGCGATCGTGGGCGCCGTCATCATCGGCCTGTTCCTGCTCGTGGCCATCCTGGCCCCGATCCTCGCGCCCTACGGCGGCAACGACCTCCCGGGCCGTACGTCGATCACCCCCACCACCATCCCCGGGCCCGGGGAGATCGAGGGGTTCCCGCTCGGACTCGACCGCTTCGGCGGGGACGTCCTCAGCAAGCTGATCTGGGGTGCCCAGGCATCCCTGCTCATCGGCGTCGTCTCGACGGCGCTCGGCCTGGCGGGCGGCATGCTCCTCGGCGTGCTGGCCGGAGGCCTCGGCGGCTGGGTGGACAACGTGATCATGCGCTTCGTGGACATCCTGCTGTCCGTCCCGAACCTGCTCCTCGCGGTCAGCATCGCCGCCGTGCTGGGGCAGAGCTCCTACGCCATCATGATCGCCATCGGCGTCTCGCAGATCCCCATCTTCGCTCGGCTCCTGCGCTCCTCGATGCTGTCCCAGCGGGGCGCCGACTACATCCTGGCGGCGCAGACCCTCGGCCTCAGCCGCCGCACCATCACGATGAGCCACCTGCTGCCGAACAGCATGGGGCCGGTGATCGTGCAGGCCACCCTCACGCTCGCCACCGCCGTCATCGACGCGGCCGCGCTGTCCTTCCTCGGCCTCGGCGGCGGGCTGCCCCAGGCAGCCGAGTGGGGGCGCATGCTCACGTACGCCCAGGCCGAGCTGGCGGTCGCACCGCAGCTCGCCTTCCTGCCGGGTGCATGCATCGCCATCACGGCGCTCGGCTTCACGCTGCTGGGCGAATCGCTGCGCGAGTCCCTCGATCCGAAGACGCGCCGGAAGTAG
- a CDS encoding MarP family serine protease, whose product MPEFSLAGFTFLDLVLVLVLLGYLVTGIRNGFLVTLGGIAGFVAGAVAAFFAIPLVSAWVPDNPWRLIAVIGTVVVLIIVGQAVGSALGASIRRWSDVPPLRIVDRLLGGAVNVVVAALVLSMLAFSVGTLGVPFLSQPLAASRVIQGIDAATPGPVRTWLAQLRTIAVDDGIPTILESVGPATPAEVPDASVDTPELAAAAASVVRITGTAFQCGQNQTGSGFVVAPGRVITNAHVVAGVNEPVVEVPGGGALPGRVVQLDTARDIAVIAVDDLRAAPLPLGDELEPGTTAAFAGYPAGGPYRIQPASVQGLSPVLVNNIYGADPRPLQIYSLAANVQQGNSGGPLLDLQGHVAGVVFAKSTADAPVGYALSLEELRPIAEGAPNLADAVSAGQCTRG is encoded by the coding sequence GTGCCCGAATTCAGCCTCGCGGGGTTCACGTTCCTCGACCTCGTGCTGGTGCTGGTCCTCCTCGGCTACCTCGTGACCGGGATCCGCAACGGCTTCCTCGTGACCCTCGGCGGTATCGCCGGCTTCGTCGCCGGGGCCGTCGCGGCGTTCTTCGCGATCCCCCTCGTCAGCGCGTGGGTGCCCGACAACCCCTGGCGCCTGATCGCGGTGATCGGCACCGTGGTGGTCCTCATCATCGTCGGCCAGGCCGTCGGCTCGGCGCTCGGCGCCTCGATCCGCCGCTGGTCCGACGTCCCGCCCCTGAGGATCGTCGACCGCCTCCTCGGCGGTGCCGTGAACGTCGTCGTCGCCGCCCTCGTGCTGTCGATGCTCGCGTTCAGCGTCGGGACCCTGGGCGTGCCCTTCCTGTCCCAGCCGCTGGCGGCCTCGCGGGTGATCCAGGGGATCGACGCGGCCACTCCCGGTCCGGTGCGCACCTGGCTGGCGCAACTGCGGACCATCGCGGTCGACGACGGCATCCCGACCATCCTCGAGAGCGTGGGTCCTGCAACGCCGGCGGAGGTGCCCGACGCCTCGGTGGACACCCCCGAGCTGGCGGCCGCGGCCGCCTCGGTGGTCCGCATCACCGGCACCGCGTTCCAGTGCGGCCAGAACCAGACCGGCTCCGGGTTCGTCGTCGCGCCGGGCCGGGTGATCACGAACGCGCACGTCGTCGCCGGCGTGAACGAGCCCGTGGTCGAGGTGCCCGGCGGGGGTGCGCTGCCCGGCCGGGTGGTGCAGCTCGACACGGCCCGCGACATCGCCGTCATCGCCGTCGACGACCTCCGCGCCGCACCGCTGCCGCTCGGGGACGAACTCGAGCCGGGCACGACGGCCGCGTTCGCCGGTTACCCCGCGGGCGGCCCGTACCGGATCCAGCCCGCGAGCGTCCAGGGGCTCTCGCCCGTGCTCGTCAACAACATCTACGGCGCCGACCCCCGGCCCCTCCAGATCTACAGCCTCGCGGCCAACGTGCAGCAGGGGAACTCCGGAGGGCCCCTGCTCGACCTGCAGGGCCACGTGGCCGGCGTGGTCTTCGCGAAGTCGACCGCCGACGCCCCCGTGGGCTACGCGCTGTCCCTCGAGGAACTGCGTCCCATCGCCGAGGGCGCGCCGAACCTGGCCGACGCCGTGTCCGCGGGCCAGTGCACGCGGGGCTAG
- a CDS encoding DUF2332 domain-containing protein, which translates to MSGTGTATSVRYRRFAEVDARGYSPQYDEWCTGVSDDDELLALLDTLPPARRQPVLFLGAVRFVGAPLGGYGAFRAFVVEHWQDIRHVMETRTTQTNEAGRCAVLLPSLAAISAREGRPLALIEVGASAGACLYPDRYAYAYSPGPSLEPEGGSPVPPLACSVAGDVPLPAALPPVAWRAGIDLNPLDARDDDDVRWLEALVWPEHTFRAERLRAALGVVRADPPLLVRGDLNEQVVPLVHRAPSDAVVVVFHSAVLAYLDADGRRRFRDTMLRLVSDRGRPVHWLSHEGYGTLDGVPGAMEKVPGEEDGRFVLQHNGRSVARTGPHGQSIEWL; encoded by the coding sequence ATGAGCGGGACCGGAACTGCAACATCCGTGCGCTACCGGCGCTTCGCGGAGGTCGATGCCCGCGGGTACTCGCCGCAGTACGACGAGTGGTGCACCGGCGTCAGCGACGACGACGAGCTCCTCGCCCTCCTGGACACCCTCCCGCCCGCGCGGCGCCAGCCCGTCCTGTTCCTGGGTGCGGTGCGATTCGTGGGAGCTCCCCTCGGCGGTTACGGCGCCTTCCGGGCGTTCGTCGTCGAGCACTGGCAGGACATCCGCCACGTCATGGAGACCCGGACCACCCAGACCAACGAGGCAGGGCGCTGCGCCGTCCTCCTGCCGAGCCTCGCGGCGATCAGCGCCCGGGAGGGCAGGCCGCTGGCCCTGATCGAGGTCGGGGCGTCGGCCGGCGCGTGCCTCTACCCGGACCGGTACGCGTACGCCTACTCCCCCGGCCCCTCGCTCGAGCCCGAGGGTGGCTCCCCCGTACCCCCGCTCGCCTGTTCCGTGGCCGGCGACGTGCCGCTGCCCGCAGCGCTGCCTCCCGTGGCCTGGCGTGCGGGCATCGACCTGAACCCGCTCGACGCGCGGGACGACGACGACGTCCGCTGGCTCGAGGCGCTCGTCTGGCCCGAGCACACCTTCCGTGCCGAACGCCTGAGGGCGGCGCTCGGCGTCGTCCGGGCGGACCCTCCGCTGCTCGTCCGCGGCGACCTGAACGAGCAGGTCGTCCCGCTCGTCCACCGCGCCCCGTCGGACGCCGTCGTCGTGGTGTTCCACAGCGCCGTCCTCGCCTACCTGGACGCGGACGGGCGGCGCCGGTTCCGGGACACCATGCTGCGGCTGGTGTCGGACCGCGGGCGCCCGGTGCACTGGCTCTCGCACGAGGGGTACGGCACGCTCGACGGCGTGCCCGGAGCGATGGAGAAGGTGCCGGGCGAGGAGGACGGGAGGTTCGTGCTGCAGCACAACGGCCGGTCGGTGGCACGCACGGGACCGCACGGGCAGTCCATCGAGTGGCTCTAG